From Acinonyx jubatus isolate Ajub_Pintada_27869175 chromosome B2, VMU_Ajub_asm_v1.0, whole genome shotgun sequence, a single genomic window includes:
- the STX11 gene encoding syntaxin-11 isoform X2 → MKDRLAELLEVTKNYDQQFPDGDDEFDPPHEDIVFETDHILQSLYGNIQDLQDENQQLMNDVKRLGKQNARFLTSMRRLSSIKRDTNTIAKDIKARGENIHRKLCAMKALSEEAEAQHGAHSAVARIARAQYSALMRTFQRAMYEYNQAEMKQRDNCKIRIQRQLEIMGKDVSGDQIEDMFEQGKWDVFSENLLADVKGARAALNEIESRHRELLRLESRIRDVHELFLQMAVLVEEQADTVNVIELNVQKTVDYTGQAKVQVRKAVQHTKKKPCRTVCCFCCPCLN, encoded by the coding sequence ATGAAGGACCGGCTGGCCGAACTTCTGGAGGTAACCAAGAACTATGACCAGCAGTTCCCAGACGGGGACGACGAATTTGACCCGCCCCATGAGGACATCGTGTTCGAGACGGACCACATCCTGCAGTCCTTGTACGGAAACATCCAGGACCTTCAGGATGAAAACCAGCAGCTGATGAACGACGTGAAGCGGCTGGGGAAGCAGAACGCCCGCTTCCTCACGTCCATGCGGCGCCTCAGCAGCATCAAGCGGGACACCAACACGATCGCCAAGGACATCAAGGCGCGGGGCGAGAACATCCACCGCAAGCTGTGCGCGATGAAGGCACTGAGCGAGGAGGCCGAGGCCCAGCACGGCGCGCACTCGGCGGTGGCGCGCATCGCGCGCGCGCAGTACAGCGCCCTCATGCGCACCTTCCAGCGCGCCATGTACGAGTACAACCAGGCCGAGATGAAGCAGCGCGACAACTGCAAGATCCGCATCCAGCGCCAGCTGGAGATCATGGGCAAGGACGTCTCCGGCGACCAGATCGAGGACATGTTCGAGCAGGGCAAGTGGGATGTCTTCTCCGAGAACCTGCTGGCCGACGTGAAGGGCGCGCGGGCGGCCCTCAACGAGATCGAGAGCCGCCACCGCGAGCTGCTGCGGCTGGAGAGCCGCATCCGCGACGTGCATGAGCTCTTCTTGCAGATGGCCGTGCTGGTGGAAGAGCAGGCCGACACGGTGAACGTCATCGAGCTCAACGTGCAGAAGACCGTCGACTACACCGGCCAGGCCAAGGTGCAGGTGCGCAAGGCCGTGCAGCACACGAAGAAAAAGCCCTGCCGGACCgtctgctgcttctgctgcccCTGCCTCAACTAG
- the STX11 gene encoding syntaxin-11 isoform X1, translated as MDEEKEKKTMSQPQSKMKDRLAELLEVTKNYDQQFPDGDDEFDPPHEDIVFETDHILQSLYGNIQDLQDENQQLMNDVKRLGKQNARFLTSMRRLSSIKRDTNTIAKDIKARGENIHRKLCAMKALSEEAEAQHGAHSAVARIARAQYSALMRTFQRAMYEYNQAEMKQRDNCKIRIQRQLEIMGKDVSGDQIEDMFEQGKWDVFSENLLADVKGARAALNEIESRHRELLRLESRIRDVHELFLQMAVLVEEQADTVNVIELNVQKTVDYTGQAKVQVRKAVQHTKKKPCRTVCCFCCPCLN; from the coding sequence GCAAAATGAAGGACCGGCTGGCCGAACTTCTGGAGGTAACCAAGAACTATGACCAGCAGTTCCCAGACGGGGACGACGAATTTGACCCGCCCCATGAGGACATCGTGTTCGAGACGGACCACATCCTGCAGTCCTTGTACGGAAACATCCAGGACCTTCAGGATGAAAACCAGCAGCTGATGAACGACGTGAAGCGGCTGGGGAAGCAGAACGCCCGCTTCCTCACGTCCATGCGGCGCCTCAGCAGCATCAAGCGGGACACCAACACGATCGCCAAGGACATCAAGGCGCGGGGCGAGAACATCCACCGCAAGCTGTGCGCGATGAAGGCACTGAGCGAGGAGGCCGAGGCCCAGCACGGCGCGCACTCGGCGGTGGCGCGCATCGCGCGCGCGCAGTACAGCGCCCTCATGCGCACCTTCCAGCGCGCCATGTACGAGTACAACCAGGCCGAGATGAAGCAGCGCGACAACTGCAAGATCCGCATCCAGCGCCAGCTGGAGATCATGGGCAAGGACGTCTCCGGCGACCAGATCGAGGACATGTTCGAGCAGGGCAAGTGGGATGTCTTCTCCGAGAACCTGCTGGCCGACGTGAAGGGCGCGCGGGCGGCCCTCAACGAGATCGAGAGCCGCCACCGCGAGCTGCTGCGGCTGGAGAGCCGCATCCGCGACGTGCATGAGCTCTTCTTGCAGATGGCCGTGCTGGTGGAAGAGCAGGCCGACACGGTGAACGTCATCGAGCTCAACGTGCAGAAGACCGTCGACTACACCGGCCAGGCCAAGGTGCAGGTGCGCAAGGCCGTGCAGCACACGAAGAAAAAGCCCTGCCGGACCgtctgctgcttctgctgcccCTGCCTCAACTAG